The window GTCATTCCCGAGGAGCCCGCCCGCAAATTCAACATCAACCGCAACCGATAAAAAACCACGAATATGGCAACGAACGACAACAAGCGGTTATTCCGCTCGCAAGACAGCATCATCGCCGGCGTCTGCGCCGGACTGGCCGAATATTTCGGGCTCGACACCTCGCTGGTCCGCATCGGGACCCTGATCCTGATCCTCTTCGGAGGACTCTCGCTCTGGATCTACATCATCCTCTGGCTGATCGTTCCGAAGGCTCCCAAAAGGTTAAACGCATAGCATCATGGCCGAAGACAACGTAAAAGCGCAGATGCGCAAAGGAATCCTGGAGTACTGCATCCTCGCCATTCTCTCCCGCGAGGATTCGTATGCTCCGAAGATCATCGCCGAACTCAAACAGGCGGAGATGATCGTAGTCGAGGGTACGCTCTACCCGATCCTCACCCGGCAGAAGAACGCCGGACTGCTGACCTACCGCTGGGAAGAGTCGCCGCAAGGTCCGCCCCGCAAGTACTACACGCTCACGGACAAGGGCCGCGAATACCTTGCGACGCTCGACGAGACGTGGGACGAACTCGTCGGGCAAATACGGCTCATCCGCCACGGAAAATAACCCAAGATCAACCCTACTAAAAAACATACGCCATGAAAAAAATCCTGCTGACAGCCGTTCTGATCGGAGCCATGTTCTCCGTAAGCGCCTATGTCGTCTGCGTCGCAGCGCCGCTGCTGGGCAAAAACATCAAGGGCAGCGGCCATATCGTCACGAAAACCCTTCCCGCCCCCGATTTCGACGCCATCGACGCATCGCGCGCCGTGAAGGTCGTCGTCTCGGCCGGGGCGTCGGACATCCGCATCGAGGCCGACGACAACCTGATCGACCTGGTGGTCGCCGAAACCCGCGGCAAGACCCTCGAAGTGACGCTCGACAAAAAGGCGTCCAACATCCAGAACGCCGACATCACGGTAACCATACCGGCCAACGGCGGGAAGATCCGCTCGCTCAAAGCATCGAGCGCCTCGAAAATCACGAGCGATGCGACGCTCCGGGCCGACAGGTTCACGATCGAGGCTTCGAGCGCCGCCAAGATCAAAGCCGCGGTGGAGGCCGCCTCGTGCTCGATAGACGCTTCGAGCGCGTCGAAAATCAGCGCGGAGGTGAAGGCCGCGACCTGCACGGTCAACGCTTCGAGCGCCTCGAAGATCGCGCTCGCCGGCTCGGCCGAGGATTTCACGGCCGATCTCAGTTCGGCGTCGAAACTCGACGCCGAAAAGTTCACCGCCGTCAACGCCTCCGTCAGCACGTCGAGCGCTGCCAAGGCCGACATAGATTGCAGCGGAAAACTCACGGCCAGCGCATCGAGCGGCTCGTCGATCGGCTACACGGGCGGCTGCCGGACCTCGCTGAGCAAATCGAGCGGCGGCAGCGTCCGCAAAAACTAATCCCCGAAGCACCCGACAACCATGAAAGAGGTTAAAAAATGCAGCATATCGGGCGTGGCGTTCACGATGGACACCGACGCCTACGAAGCTCTCGCGGCCTATCTCGACAGCCTGAAAAAGAGCTACAAGGACACGGCCGACGGCGCGGAGATCGTCGCCGACATCGAGGCGCGCATCGCCGAGCTGATCCTCTCGGCGCAGGACAACACCCGCGTCGTGGAGAAGCCACTGATCCTGAACATCATTCAGCAGATGGGCTCCGCCGAGGACATCTCCGACCAGGGCGCCGACCGCGACCTGCACTGCGACACCCCGCGCATCCCCCGCCGCCTCTACCGCGACACGGAGAACGCCAAGCTGGGCGGCGTCTGCGCCGGCATCGGCAAGTATTTCGACATCGACCCCGTGTGGGTGCGGCTCGGGCTGTTCCTGCCGCTGCTGCTCACCTGCTTCGGATGGCTTCCTTTCCTGCACTGGTTCAGCCCGATGTTCGGCAACCTGTTCGGCATCTTCCTGATCTGCTATTTCATCATGTGGTTCGCCGTTCCGGCGCCCCGCACGGCACGCCAGAAGCTCGAAATGAACGGCGAGAGAATCACCGCGCAGTCCATCGGCGATGTCACCTCGGCCGCAGCCTGCGCCGACCCCGACGCCCGGGCCAAACCGATCATCGCCGAGGCGGTCTCGGTCTTCGGCAAGGTGGTGCTGATCCTGCTGAAAATCTTCGCCGGATTCCTCGTCTTCGGACTCATCATGGGCGCCTGCGCGCTGATTATCGGGCTTTTCGCCGTCATCGTCGGCGGAGAGAGCCTCTTCGCCCCCGAAATACTGGGCAATACCGTTTCGATCTGGGTCGCAAGCCTCGGCATACTGGCCGTGCTGATTCCGCTGATCCTGCTGATCTACGTGCTGATGTGCCTGATCGCCTCGCGCAAACCCGGCGGCAAGACCGTCCTGGCCATCTTCCTCGTGTGGCTCGCCACGATCATCGCCGTATCGTGCGTGGCGATCCGCGAGAACGTGGGCGACAAGTTCCGCAAGAAGCGCGACGCCATCGAACAGGTGTTCCGGAGCGAGATCGTCATCGACGGCGACACCACGACGCTGGAACGCCTGCTGGAGGATTACGACGACGAGAGCGTGATCGAAGAGGGCCGCAAGACCCTGCATATCGCCGTGCCTTCGAAGTCGATCGACATCACCGTCGATAAGAACCGGGGAAGCCTGCACGTCAACGCCGACGGCCGGGAGGTATCGGTGCAGGCCGGAGAAAAAGACGGAAAAGCCTCGGTGAGCATCTCCGCGGGGGAGAAAACCGGCTCCGCGGCCGAAGCTGCGGAATAACCGCAGCGCAATTTCAAATAAAAAGTTCTCTTCCGACAGGGCGGCATCCTTTTTGGGCCGCCCCTGTTTTTTGAATTTTTTTTGTATCTTTGGACGGTTTTGTCTTAAAAACAAAGTAAAGTATGGCCGGAATCAAATGTATCGGCATCCTGACCTCGGGCGGCGACGCCCCGGGCATGAACGCCGCAATACGCGCGGTGACGCGCAGCGCGATCTTCAACGGATTCACCGTGAAGGGAATCATGCGCGGATACAAGGGTCTCGTGTTCAACGAGATCGTCGAATTCAAATCGCAAAGCGTCAGCAACATCATCCAGCTGGGCGGCACGATCCTCAAGACGGCGCGCAGCCAGGAGTTCACCACCCCCGAAGGCCGCAAGGCCGCCTACGACAACATGGTCGCCGCAGGCATCGACGCGCTGGTGGTGATCGGCGGCGACGGTTCGCTGACCGGAGCGGGCATCTTCGCCGAGGAGTTCAACGTGCCGATCGTGGGGCTTCCCGGAACGATCGACAACGACCTGGGAGGAACCGATTCGACGATCGGCTACGACACGGCGCTGAACACCATCATGGAGGCGGTGGACAAACTGCGCGACACGGCGTCGAGCCACGAGCGGCTGTTCTTCGTCGAGGTGATGGGCCACACGGCGGGCTACCTGGCGCTCAACAGCGCCATCGCCACGGGCTCCGAGGCGGCGATCATCCCGGAGATGGAGACCGAAGTAGACCAGCTGGCCGAGCTCATCAACCACGGCTTCCGCAAGAGCAAGAACTCGGCGATCGTGATCGTCGCGGAGAACCCCAAGACGGGCGGCGCCACGGCGCTGGCCGAGCGTGTGAAGAAGGAGTTCCCGCAGTACGACGCCCGCGTGACGATTCTGGGACACATCCAGCGCGGCGGCTCGCCGACGGCCGTGGACCGCATCCTCGCCTCGCGCATGGGCGAAGCGGCCATCGAGGCCATTCTCGACGGGCAGCGCAACGTGATGATCGGCACGATGAACGGCAAGATCGTCTACGTGCCCTTCGCCAAGGCCGTCAAGCACGACAAGGGCATCGACCGCGGCGCGCTGGACCTGGTAAAGATACTGTCGATATAGAAACAACACCCCTAACCCGAACAAATGAAACGCGTCATCGGCATCGGCAACGCCCTCACGGACATGCTGGTCAACCTGAAAACCGACTCCGTGCTGGGGAGGTTCAAATTAGCCAAGGGCTCGATGAGCCTCGTGGACACCAAGCTGCAAACCGAAATCTCGAAATCGGTGGCGGGACTCCCCTATTCGCTCTCGCTCGGCGGATCGGCCGGCAACACCATCCGGGCCATGGCGCAGCTGGGATGCAGCGTCGGCTTCATCGGCAAGGTGGGTCCCGATACCACGGGCGATTTCTTCGTGCAGGCGTTGGACAACCTCGGCATCGAGCCGGTCATCTTCCGCGGCAGGGAACGTTCGGGCAAATGCGTGTCACTGATCTCCGCCGACGGCGAGCGCACGATGGTCACCCACCTGGGCGCGGCGCTGGAGCTCTCGGCTCCGGAGATCGAACCGGCGATCTTCGAAGGCTACGACTGCCTCTATGTCGAAGGCTATCTGGTGCAGAACCACGAACTGATCCTCAAAGCCGCCCGCACGGCCAAGGAGTGCGGACTGAAAGTCGCCATCGACCTGGCGAGCTTCAACATCGTCGCCGAAAACCTCGAATTCCTGCGCGGGCTGGTGCGCGACTACGTGGACATCGTCTTCGCCAACGAGGACGAAGCCAAGACCTTCACCTGCGAGGGCGAGCCGCTGAACGCCCTGCAAGCCATTTCGAAGCTGTGCGAACTGGCCGTGGTCAAGATCGGCATCAAGGGGGCGCTCATCAAACAGGGCGACGAGGTCGTGCACGTGGGCATCATGGCCGCGGCCAAGCGCGTGGACACCACCGGAGCCGGGGATTTCTACGCCGCGGGGTTCCTCTCGGGGCTCTGCGATGGGCTTTCGCTCCGCCAGTGCGGCACGATCGGCGCCATCACCGCCGGCAAGGTGATCGAGGTCGTGGGCACGACCTTCGGCGAGGAGGGCTGGAAGGACATCCACCGGCTGGTGAACAAAGTCAAAAACGAAAAGTACCTGTTCTGAATACAAAAAACCGCAGTTTCCGACTGCGGTTTTTCATTTATCCAACTTAATACAGGAAATCGGGAATTACCTTTATATAGAATAAATTAATCAGAAATACCAGCAGAATCGACACCGGAAACAGGATCACATACATACGTACCGGAACCGGCTTCTTACAGAAAAACACGATCAGCGTAACCAAAGCCGCCAACAAAGGGGAAAGCCAGATATACGCATTCGATGCGTACATGATACCGAACAGAAGTTCCATCAACGATGACAATAGGAATCCCACAGCAAAAAAACACAGCAGCACCCAGCCCCAAACCTCCCTCTTCACCGAAGCCAGCACCAAAACAGCCCCGACGATTCCCGACAGCATCCAAATTGCATCCCGAGAGACGTATTGCAAAGGTTTGTAGGCAAACAGATGGAGAATATGTGCATTGTCATAAGCTCGATCGAGCGGACTATAAATAAAAAAGACACACCCTAAGGCGATGAGCACAACTAAAAACAAATCAGTCAATTTCATTTTTCGATCCATCGCCGATTCGAATATTATACGTTCATTTTTTGAATTTTCGTGAACAGCCCCCGGCTGATCCCGCTGCGCATGCGCAGCAGCCAGACCGACCTGCGGGGCGGCATCGTCAGGCACAGCCCGAGCGTCGCGGCCCATTTGGCCAGCTCCAGCGCATAAGTCTTCGGCAGCCGGCGGTGGATCTGCGCCCGGAGGCGCTGGCTGACGCCGACATTGTAGCTCAACCGCCGGAAATAGGCCACGGTGAGCTTCGACGGGGGGATGATGTGCCACATCACGGCGTCCGGCACATACCAGATCGTCTCACCGCCCGCAAGGAGCCGCTCGAAAAAGTCGTTCTCCTCGCCGCCGATCAACTCGCCGTTCACGCGCCCCAGCGAAGGGTCGAATCCCCCGTACCCCGCCAGTCCCGCACGCCGGAAGGCCATGTTGCCGCCCCCCGGAACCCGTCCCGCAGGAAACGGACGCACGTCGGGGCCGAAATCCATCGGATTGGCGATCGGCATCTCAACGTATTTCGACATCCAGTCGGGACGCCCCGTCGGATATTCTGCGATGATGCGCCCGCCGGCCACGACGGCTTCGGGATGCGCATCGAAAAAATCGAGGTAGGCGCGCAGAAATCCCGGATTCACCCGTTCGTCGTCGTCGATGAAGGCCACCAGCGGCGCCTGCGCCTCCCGCAGCCCCCGGTTGCGGGCATACGACACCCCGGGCCCCGGCTCCGAGACGAGCCGCAGACCGATGTCCGGATGCGCCCCGGCGAACTCCTTGAAACGCATCACGGTGTCGTCCGTGGAGTTGTTGTTCACCACCACGCACTCCCACACGTGCGGCGGCAGGTCCTGACGCACGACCGATTCGAGCGCCGCGACAAGCTGCGCGGCACGGTTATGGGTGGGAATGACGAGCGACAACCGAATCATTGTGCGAATATACTGATTTTCCGCAAAAAACCGTATCTTTACACCCGAATTAAACGCGTTACGACTATGTACAAACTGATTCGCAGCCTGCTGCCGGTCGTCGCGGCGCTCCTCACCGCCGCAGCCGGAGCGCAGAACGCCGCCTGGACCGGCACGGCGGAACCCCTCGAGGAGAACGCCTACCGCATCGTGCTCGAAGCGTCGATACCTCAACCCTACCATATGTACGACATGGGACCCTACGAAGACGGTCCCAACGCCACCTCCATCGTCTTCACGCCCGGCGAGGGCGTCACGCTCGAAGGCGGCGTCGAACAGCTCGACACGCCGCACCGCTATTTCGACGAACTGTTCGGCATGGAGATCGGAACCTTCTCCGGCAAGGCCCGCTTCGCCCAGCGGGTGAAGCTCTCCGTGCCGGCATCCTCCGTCAAGGCGCAGATCGAATGGATGCTCTGCGACGACACGAGCTGCATGCCGCCCGACGACACGGAGCTGACCATAGCCATTCCCGCCGGCCCAACGTCCGCGAATACGGCAGCAACGGCGGAGCCCGAGAAAACCCCGGCGGCGGAGATCGCCCCCGCGCAGAAAGATGCCGCGGGCGGAGGTACGCTCTGGGCGCTGATTATCGAGGCGATCCTCTGGGGATTCGCCGCCCTGCTCACCCCCTGCGTCTTCCCGATGGTTCCGATGACCGTCTCGTTCTTTATGAAGAGCGCCGGAAGCCCCGCCGCGGGACGCCTGCGCGCCGGCATGTACGGATTCTTCATCGTAGCCCTCTACACGCTGCCCATCGCGGCGATCATTCTTATCACGCGCATCCTCGGCGGCGACGCCGTGACGGCCGACATCTTCAACTGGCTCGCCACGCACTGGCTGCCGAACATCCTCTTCTTCCTCGTGTTCATGGTCTTCGCGGCGTCGTTCTTCGGGGCGTTCGAGATCACCATGCCCTCGTGGATGGTCAACAAAAGCGACTCCAAAGCCGACTCCAAGGGGCTGGCCGGCATCTTCTTCATGGCCCTGACCCTCGTGCTGGTGTCGTTCTCCTGCACGGGACCCATCGTCGGCTCGGTGCTCATCAAATCCACCGCCGGAGAGTTCTGGACGCCGATCATCACCATGCTGGCATTCTCCCTGGCCTTCGCGCTGCCCTTCACCCTCTTCGCGTTCTTCCCCGCGATGCTCAAAAAACTGCCCAAGAGCGGCGGATGGCTCAACTCGGTGAAAGTCGTGCTGGGATTCATCGAGGTGGCGCTCGGCATGAAATTCCTCTCCGTGGCTGACCAAACCTATCATTGGGGACTGCTCGACCGCGAAATCTACCTCGCCGTGTGGATCGTCACCTTCTCCCTGCTGGGACTCTACCTGCTGGGAAAGATCCGATTCGCCCACGACAGCGACACGCCTTACCTGGGTGTGGGACGCCTCGCGCTGGCCATCGTCACCTTCTCGTTCGTCGTATACCTCATCCCCGGCATGTGGGGAGCCCCCCTCAAAGGACTTTCCGGATACCTCCCGCCGCTCCATACGCAGGACTTCGTCATCGGGCAGGGCGGTCCGGTGTCCACCGGGAACGGAGATGCGCGCATGCTGCTGACCGCCGACGGACGGAAACCCAAGCACAGCGACTTCCTCCATCTGCCGCACGGACTCGAAGGGTTCTTCGATCTCCCGGAGGCCGAAGCCTATGCCGCAAAGGTCGGAAAGCCGCTCTTCATCGACTTCACGGGACACGGATGCGTCAACTGCCGCGAAATGGAGGCCCGCGTATGGTCCGACCCGCAGGTGCTGGAGATTCTGCGCAACGACTATGTGATCGTCGCGCTCTACTCCGACGACAAGAAGGTGCTCCCCGAGAGCGAGTGGGTCACGACCGATTCGGGGAAAGTGTTGAAAAGCCTCGGCAAAATCAATTCCTATTATGCGTTGAAGACCTTCGGGGTCAACGCTCAGCCCTACTACGTCTTGCAGGGGCGCGACGGGAAGCTACTCGTTCCGCCGCGCGGATACGACCTCAGCATCCCCGGATTCGTCGCATTCCTCCGAAGCGGCCTCGAAGCCTACCGCAACGGGCAATAGGCGCTTCGGGCGTATGAAAAAATTCCGCTGCCAGATTCCGGCAGCGGAATTTTTCGTATAGGTCCGGGCCCGAACGGTCTGCCTCGTATCAAACAAAAAGCACAGGTTCTTGGCCTGTGCTTTTACTATGAGGAGGTGGAAATACTAAGATGTAATGGGATAATCATTCTTCGATTGGCAATATTGTTCCAAAATCTTTCCAACCTGCAGTAGTCTTGTAATTACTTAAGCTTTCTTTAGGCACTTTTAAAGCGATATTGTCCACATTATATTGGTGAAATGAATTAGCCTCACAATCATTACCAGAACTATCTACCCATATTTTAGGAGGAATTGACGCCAAACAAATTACCGTATCAATATCTATTATATCATTACTATACATACTATTGCAAGAAAAAGCAAACATTGAAACCTTTTGCGTTGACTTAGGTAAAATAACTTGTGGGAAATCGCATGATTGAGATGGTATATATGTAATGCCTTCCAAAAATTTAATAGTTTTTCTGTTATAGCAATATCTTAGTTTTAGCGACAAATTATAACCACAGCTATCTGCGGTTATAATTAATTCTTCCAAATTTCTGCATCCACTAAATGAAGCGCCATAGGATTTAACATTTTTGAATGAAATGAATTTACGAAGAGTTCGATTTCCCTCAGATGCAGTTGATCCTTGGTTAAACATCTTCGAAACAGAAGAGCCCCCATAATACGTCGCTTCTGACAAATCCACGACCTCTACCGCATGTATATTATCAATTGTCCGAATATCTGCATTATTCATTTCTCCTATAACTTTAATATTAATCAGAGATCGTTTTTGTTCCAATGTAAGTAAAGAATTTAGTGTTCCCGGTTCTTTAACTTCTACGGTAAGTTCACTATCCGATACAAAAGAGAGTTTAATGACCGTTGATTCTGTGTCATTCAAAATAAAGCAAACATAACCATCCTCAATAGATACCCCTTTGAAAAAATTATCTCCATCCGGTCCATTAAGGCTACTATCACCTGTTGCTTTACCAAGTTTTGTCCAAGATAACTCGTTATCATAAGAAATATACCAATACCCATCTGTTATCTTAAATTGAGGAGTAGTGCCGTCTTTTCCATTAGTTCCATCTTCTCCATCTATGCCCGGTTCTCCATTTGTACCATCAGTACCTTCTGCCTTGACTTTCTTTCCATCAACCAAAAGCCAGTCGTTATTGACAGTCCAATAGTAGATGCCATCCGCATCCTTTTTGACGCTGATAACCGGAGTAATAGCATCTTTACCATTCTCTCCATCTTTCCCGTCTTCACCAGCCACTCCATTCTTACCGTGATAGATAGTGATAGTTTTACCGGAAGAAAAAGTTATTAGATAGCCACTTCCATCGGGTAGTGTCGCTACACTTTTAATGGATTCGTTTTTCTGCAAGGCCGTAACAATTTCCTGCAACGAGGAAATATTGGTATTCATCTGTTTGCATAACTCTTCGAGTTTTGTTACCCGATTTTCCAATCCATTGACGCTGTCCCACAATTTGGAATCATCGTAGCTATCACTACAATTTGCTAATGTAATAGCTGATAAAAATATTAATATCTTTTTCATACCTATCTGTTATTCATTGTTATCTATTATTTCACAAATAAAATCTGTTACTGATTTGGTGTGAATATTTACCTCATTGTATATTTGTACTTAGTTAATTAAATTTGAATAGTAAAGACATCAGAGTATGGAATAAGTCCGATCTCTCATTGGTCTTCTAAACCGGGAATTATGTTCTGACCCCATACTCTTTACATCAGAATCCGGATAGTTCGTAAGGTGTTTGAGCCCGCATTCGCAATGAAGGACCAAGATGTAAGCGATGTCGTTAGAACCAAAAAACGAACGGCCATGAGGTACATTGGAATCGACGTGAGCAAGGCTACATTCGTGGTAGCTTACTCCTCCGACAAAGGCGGGGAGATCCGTACTTTTAACAACACGACCGCTGGTATCAGACAGTTTATCGGGACTCTCCCCAAAGATGGCAGTATCCACTGTGTTATGGAGGCGACAGGGAACTACAGTGCCTTGCTGCTGTATATGCTCAATGTCGCCGGAATTACTGTCAGCATGGAGAATCCGCTGAAGGTAAAGAACTTCGCCAAAGCCATGCTCTCTACGATCAAGACCGATAAGAGCGATGCACGACTCATTACCTTGTACGGAGAGAAGATGAACCCGCGTCCTTTCAAGGTCCAGGGAGAGGCCATCCTGCGGCTCCGACAGAAAAGAACCGTCATTCGCCAACTTACTAAGCAGATTACCGCCATGTCGAACCTTCGTGGCTCTCTCGCATGTCTGCCTGTCCCGGACAAAGGTGCAACTCATACCGTAGACGAAACGATCAAGTTCCTTGAAAAGAAGCGTGACAGGCTTCAGTCGGAACTCACGGATCTTGTCGAAGTCGAGTTCAGCCGGCAACTCGCACTCCTGACAACCATCAAAGGTATAGGCATAACGCTCGCCACGGCGCTCATCATCACTACCGGAGGATTCACTTACTTCCAGAATGCCAAGCAGGTGTCCCGCTATCTCGGTATCTGTCCCACTTACGAACAATCCGGAACTTCGGTAAACATCAAAGGGCATATCAACCGAAACGGAGACGCATACACCAGAGGACTTCTCTATATCGCCGCTTGGCCTGCCAGTAGGTTCAATGCCCAATGCAAAGAGACTTATACGAGGCTCAGGCAAAACGGAAAGTCGGGAAAACTCGCTATGATCGCTGTCGCAAATAAACTCGTCAGGCAGGCTTTTGCTGTTGTTGCGCACGATAAAGAATATGTCGACGGATTCGTCTCCAACAGACCTTAGCAGGAACCATTCTCCGATATTATTACTCTTTTTCCGCATTTTTTAATATAGTTCGTAATTCGCTCCATGCTGTTTAGGCGGATTCTCAGTAAGAAATGCTTGATAATTGGGAATCATTTTCAACTCTTCCAATTCTTTGTCCGTTAAGAATGAACCTGTGGATAAAAATTTACGAACAAACCATTTGGCACACTCATTTGCAGATTTCATAACAACAATTTATTTTCCCCCAGCCAACTCCGAATCAAGGGAATTATAAAAAGAAAGTGTGGAGTTGTTCGTTTATCTGACGACAGGCATTTGGCGCAGCCCAAGCACAAATAAACAATACCCCACACCGAATAGTATATATCGAGAATGATATATGCCTATACACGGTGATGAATGTTTGTATTGCCTATCCTTGTGCTTTTCAAAATCGCCAAATTTTGTCGTCAAGGATTAGCGAAACACTTTCACTAAACTATATGTCACCACCCATCAGGATGATGCCACAAAGTTAGAAAATGTTTCTTAAAATACAACGCACTCGCGGGGTATTGCAGATGCAAATTTCAGCTAAAAGTTTCTGAAAATCAAGATTGACCTTATAGAATGTTTATCATAACTTTCGGGGAAATACCGACGATGATATTTATCGAGTTCCACAAGAAAGTCCCGTCGGAATCTGAAATACCGGGATTTCAGATTTTGCCCGGTATTCCAACGAACCCCTAAAAGCCCGGCTTTGATTATCTGCCAAGACCTTCAGCCACGTTACAAGAGGAGCTAAAAAAACAGGGGACCGAACATTGCTGTTCGGCCCCTTTGGTAGCGGGAGGAGGACTCGAACCTCCGACCTTCGGGTTATGAGCCCGACGAGCTGCCAACTGCTCCATCCCGCGATATATTTTTCAGATAAGATCTATCGCTATTGCGTGTGCAAAGATAAGACGAATTTTTCATTCCGCCAAATTAATTTCGGCAAAATCCGCCCGGCAAGCGACCTGTCGCCTATCTGTCAACCGATTACGGCCTCAAATTATTTTATGGCCGAAACCACGATCTCCGCCAGGTCGCGGATTTCGCCCTTCGTGCCGCGCCCGAGGGCCTTCTTG of the Alistipes senegalensis JC50 genome contains:
- a CDS encoding PspC domain-containing protein, whose translation is MKEVKKCSISGVAFTMDTDAYEALAAYLDSLKKSYKDTADGAEIVADIEARIAELILSAQDNTRVVEKPLILNIIQQMGSAEDISDQGADRDLHCDTPRIPRRLYRDTENAKLGGVCAGIGKYFDIDPVWVRLGLFLPLLLTCFGWLPFLHWFSPMFGNLFGIFLICYFIMWFAVPAPRTARQKLEMNGERITAQSIGDVTSAAACADPDARAKPIIAEAVSVFGKVVLILLKIFAGFLVFGLIMGACALIIGLFAVIVGGESLFAPEILGNTVSIWVASLGILAVLIPLILLIYVLMCLIASRKPGGKTVLAIFLVWLATIIAVSCVAIRENVGDKFRKKRDAIEQVFRSEIVIDGDTTTLERLLEDYDDESVIEEGRKTLHIAVPSKSIDITVDKNRGSLHVNADGREVSVQAGEKDGKASVSISAGEKTGSAAEAAE
- the pfkA gene encoding 6-phosphofructokinase; translated protein: MAGIKCIGILTSGGDAPGMNAAIRAVTRSAIFNGFTVKGIMRGYKGLVFNEIVEFKSQSVSNIIQLGGTILKTARSQEFTTPEGRKAAYDNMVAAGIDALVVIGGDGSLTGAGIFAEEFNVPIVGLPGTIDNDLGGTDSTIGYDTALNTIMEAVDKLRDTASSHERLFFVEVMGHTAGYLALNSAIATGSEAAIIPEMETEVDQLAELINHGFRKSKNSAIVIVAENPKTGGATALAERVKKEFPQYDARVTILGHIQRGGSPTAVDRILASRMGEAAIEAILDGQRNVMIGTMNGKIVYVPFAKAVKHDKGIDRGALDLVKILSI
- a CDS encoding PL29 family lyase N-terminal domain-containing protein; protein product: MKKILIFLSAITLANCSDSYDDSKLWDSVNGLENRVTKLEELCKQMNTNISSLQEIVTALQKNESIKSVATLPDGSGYLITFSSGKTITIYHGKNGVAGEDGKDGENGKDAITPVISVKKDADGIYYWTVNNDWLLVDGKKVKAEGTDGTNGEPGIDGEDGTNGKDGTTPQFKITDGYWYISYDNELSWTKLGKATGDSSLNGPDGDNFFKGVSIEDGYVCFILNDTESTVIKLSFVSDSELTVEVKEPGTLNSLLTLEQKRSLINIKVIGEMNNADIRTIDNIHAVEVVDLSEATYYGGSSVSKMFNQGSTASEGNRTLRKFISFKNVKSYGASFSGCRNLEELIITADSCGYNLSLKLRYCYNRKTIKFLEGITYIPSQSCDFPQVILPKSTQKVSMFAFSCNSMYSNDIIDIDTVICLASIPPKIWVDSSGNDCEANSFHQYNVDNIALKVPKESLSNYKTTAGWKDFGTILPIEE
- a CDS encoding PadR family transcriptional regulator, which encodes MAEDNVKAQMRKGILEYCILAILSREDSYAPKIIAELKQAEMIVVEGTLYPILTRQKNAGLLTYRWEESPQGPPRKYYTLTDKGREYLATLDETWDELVGQIRLIRHGK
- a CDS encoding PspC domain-containing protein; the encoded protein is MATNDNKRLFRSQDSIIAGVCAGLAEYFGLDTSLVRIGTLILILFGGLSLWIYIILWLIVPKAPKRLNA
- a CDS encoding protein-disulfide reductase DsbD family protein, encoding MYKLIRSLLPVVAALLTAAAGAQNAAWTGTAEPLEENAYRIVLEASIPQPYHMYDMGPYEDGPNATSIVFTPGEGVTLEGGVEQLDTPHRYFDELFGMEIGTFSGKARFAQRVKLSVPASSVKAQIEWMLCDDTSCMPPDDTELTIAIPAGPTSANTAATAEPEKTPAAEIAPAQKDAAGGGTLWALIIEAILWGFAALLTPCVFPMVPMTVSFFMKSAGSPAAGRLRAGMYGFFIVALYTLPIAAIILITRILGGDAVTADIFNWLATHWLPNILFFLVFMVFAASFFGAFEITMPSWMVNKSDSKADSKGLAGIFFMALTLVLVSFSCTGPIVGSVLIKSTAGEFWTPIITMLAFSLAFALPFTLFAFFPAMLKKLPKSGGWLNSVKVVLGFIEVALGMKFLSVADQTYHWGLLDREIYLAVWIVTFSLLGLYLLGKIRFAHDSDTPYLGVGRLALAIVTFSFVVYLIPGMWGAPLKGLSGYLPPLHTQDFVIGQGGPVSTGNGDARMLLTADGRKPKHSDFLHLPHGLEGFFDLPEAEAYAAKVGKPLFIDFTGHGCVNCREMEARVWSDPQVLEILRNDYVIVALYSDDKKVLPESEWVTTDSGKVLKSLGKINSYYALKTFGVNAQPYYVLQGRDGKLLVPPRGYDLSIPGFVAFLRSGLEAYRNGQ
- a CDS encoding GIN domain-containing protein, whose protein sequence is MKKILLTAVLIGAMFSVSAYVVCVAAPLLGKNIKGSGHIVTKTLPAPDFDAIDASRAVKVVVSAGASDIRIEADDNLIDLVVAETRGKTLEVTLDKKASNIQNADITVTIPANGGKIRSLKASSASKITSDATLRADRFTIEASSAAKIKAAVEAASCSIDASSASKISAEVKAATCTVNASSASKIALAGSAEDFTADLSSASKLDAEKFTAVNASVSTSSAAKADIDCSGKLTASASSGSSIGYTGGCRTSLSKSSGGSVRKN
- a CDS encoding adenosine kinase encodes the protein MKRVIGIGNALTDMLVNLKTDSVLGRFKLAKGSMSLVDTKLQTEISKSVAGLPYSLSLGGSAGNTIRAMAQLGCSVGFIGKVGPDTTGDFFVQALDNLGIEPVIFRGRERSGKCVSLISADGERTMVTHLGAALELSAPEIEPAIFEGYDCLYVEGYLVQNHELILKAARTAKECGLKVAIDLASFNIVAENLEFLRGLVRDYVDIVFANEDEAKTFTCEGEPLNALQAISKLCELAVVKIGIKGALIKQGDEVVHVGIMAAAKRVDTTGAGDFYAAGFLSGLCDGLSLRQCGTIGAITAGKVIEVVGTTFGEEGWKDIHRLVNKVKNEKYLF
- a CDS encoding glycosyltransferase family 2 protein, with the protein product MIRLSLVIPTHNRAAQLVAALESVVRQDLPPHVWECVVVNNNSTDDTVMRFKEFAGAHPDIGLRLVSEPGPGVSYARNRGLREAQAPLVAFIDDDERVNPGFLRAYLDFFDAHPEAVVAGGRIIAEYPTGRPDWMSKYVEMPIANPMDFGPDVRPFPAGRVPGGGNMAFRRAGLAGYGGFDPSLGRVNGELIGGEENDFFERLLAGGETIWYVPDAVMWHIIPPSKLTVAYFRRLSYNVGVSQRLRAQIHRRLPKTYALELAKWAATLGLCLTMPPRRSVWLLRMRSGISRGLFTKIQKMNV